The Etheostoma cragini isolate CJK2018 chromosome 5, CSU_Ecrag_1.0, whole genome shotgun sequence genome contains a region encoding:
- the gnb1l gene encoding guanine nucleotide-binding protein subunit beta-like protein 1 isoform X1: MSRPAPSPIYTLRGAGGPLNTLHFSCHGRDTPLLFSGSGKGAIHMWNLNSRRAQKIVEGHSGSSVIWVSTLQATDTLISQGRDMQVCLWDLSEGRSALMDSVWTGSVGFCQPSMLETSPGTRLLAFAGQQTEEIKIIELPSKNPVCTLAPDAKLGMVMCIKLWQPDSGPGPLLLAGYEDGSLLLWDVTQRSKLSQAKAHPEPVMCLTFDTNCLRGISGSSEKKLSPWMLDRQNNLQLQECVTLVNPGVSQLCIRGDGKLLASAGWDHRVRVFGWKKLRPLAVLQYHTDMVLSVAFSDHQDPRQRLLAAGSKDQRISLWSIYNEGGDTS, encoded by the exons ATGTCTCGTCCTGCTCCGTCCCCCATCTACACCCTAAGGGGGGCTGGCGGGCCCCTCAACACTCTCCACTTCAGCTGCCATGGAAGGGACACTCCCCTCCTATTTTCTGG GTCAGGGAAGGGTGCCATCCATATGTGGAACCTGAACAGCAGGCGGGCTCAGAAGATTGTAGAAGGTCATTCCGGTAGCTCAGTCATCTGGGTCAGCACACTGCAGGCAACTGACACCCTCATCAG TCAGGGACGGGACATGCAAGTCTGCCTGTGGGATCTGAGTGAGGGGCGGAGTGCACTGATGGACTCTGTGTGGACCGGCAGCGTTGGATTCTGCCAGCCCTCCATGCTGGAGACGAGCCCTGGGACGCGTCTGCTGGCCTTTGCTGGACAGCAGACAGAAGAG ATCAAGATTATTGAGCTACCCAGTAAGAACCCAGTCTGCACCCTGGCACCAGACGCTAAGCTGGGGATGGTCATGTGTATTAAACTGTGGCAG CCAGACTCGGGTCCCGGACCTCTCCTGCTGGCTGGATACGAGGACGGTTCCCTGTTACTGTGGGACGTAACCCAGAGGTCCAAGCTGAGCCAAGCCAAAGCCCACCCTGAGCCCGTCATGTGTCTGACCTTTGACACCAACTGTTTGAGGGGCATATCTGGCTCTTCTGAGAAGAAACTCTCCCCCTGGATGCTGGACAGACAAAACAACCTGCAG CTCCAGGAGTGTGTGACGCTGGTCAACCCTGGAGTTTCCCAGCTGTGCATCAGGGGGGACGGCAAGCTTCTGGCATCAGCGGGCTGGGACCATCGAGTGCGGGTGTTCGGGTGGAAGAAGCTGCGCCCACTGGCAGTGCTTCAGTACCACACTGACATGGTGCTAAGTGTGGCCTTCTCTGACCACCAGGACCCCAGGCAAAGACTGCTGGCTGCTGGATCCAAGGACCAGCGGATCAGCCTTTGGTCAATATACAACGAGGGAGGGGACACGAGCTGA
- the gnb1l gene encoding guanine nucleotide-binding protein subunit beta-like protein 1 isoform X2 — protein sequence MSRPAPSPIYTLRGAGGPLNTLHFSCHGRDTPLLFSGSGKGAIHMWNLNSRRAQKIVEGHSGSSVIWVSTLQATDTLISQGRDMQVCLWDLSEGRSALMDSVWTGSVGFCQPSMLETSPGTRLLAFAGQQTEEPDSGPGPLLLAGYEDGSLLLWDVTQRSKLSQAKAHPEPVMCLTFDTNCLRGISGSSEKKLSPWMLDRQNNLQLQECVTLVNPGVSQLCIRGDGKLLASAGWDHRVRVFGWKKLRPLAVLQYHTDMVLSVAFSDHQDPRQRLLAAGSKDQRISLWSIYNEGGDTS from the exons ATGTCTCGTCCTGCTCCGTCCCCCATCTACACCCTAAGGGGGGCTGGCGGGCCCCTCAACACTCTCCACTTCAGCTGCCATGGAAGGGACACTCCCCTCCTATTTTCTGG GTCAGGGAAGGGTGCCATCCATATGTGGAACCTGAACAGCAGGCGGGCTCAGAAGATTGTAGAAGGTCATTCCGGTAGCTCAGTCATCTGGGTCAGCACACTGCAGGCAACTGACACCCTCATCAG TCAGGGACGGGACATGCAAGTCTGCCTGTGGGATCTGAGTGAGGGGCGGAGTGCACTGATGGACTCTGTGTGGACCGGCAGCGTTGGATTCTGCCAGCCCTCCATGCTGGAGACGAGCCCTGGGACGCGTCTGCTGGCCTTTGCTGGACAGCAGACAGAAGAG CCAGACTCGGGTCCCGGACCTCTCCTGCTGGCTGGATACGAGGACGGTTCCCTGTTACTGTGGGACGTAACCCAGAGGTCCAAGCTGAGCCAAGCCAAAGCCCACCCTGAGCCCGTCATGTGTCTGACCTTTGACACCAACTGTTTGAGGGGCATATCTGGCTCTTCTGAGAAGAAACTCTCCCCCTGGATGCTGGACAGACAAAACAACCTGCAG CTCCAGGAGTGTGTGACGCTGGTCAACCCTGGAGTTTCCCAGCTGTGCATCAGGGGGGACGGCAAGCTTCTGGCATCAGCGGGCTGGGACCATCGAGTGCGGGTGTTCGGGTGGAAGAAGCTGCGCCCACTGGCAGTGCTTCAGTACCACACTGACATGGTGCTAAGTGTGGCCTTCTCTGACCACCAGGACCCCAGGCAAAGACTGCTGGCTGCTGGATCCAAGGACCAGCGGATCAGCCTTTGGTCAATATACAACGAGGGAGGGGACACGAGCTGA